The genomic segment CTGGGTCGGCAGGAATCGGCCGACACCGACAGCTTCGGGCCGGCGCGCGACGGCCGCCTCGACTGCGGATGGTACACGCGTCCGCCGGAGTACCGTGGGCTGCCCGTGCCGGCCCCGCTGCTCTCGGGCGACCACGCCGCGATCGAGAAGTTCCGACAGCGGGATTCCGAAGCGCGCACGCGCGCCCGGCGTTCCGACCTGAGCGACGACGCCTGATCCGGTGACCCCGGGCGGGCGCAGACCCGACCCGCGGCGCGCCGCCGGGTGGACCCTCGGTCCCCGTGAGGGGCCGGACAGGAGCCGACCATGAACATCCTCGATTCGATCCGTCACGACGGCGTGAAGCAGGACGTGCCCGACTTCCGTGTCGGCGACACCGTGAAGATCCAGGTGAAGGTGCGCGAGGGGAACAAGACGCGTCTGCAGATGTTCCAGGGCGTCGTCATCGACCGGAAGGGCTCGGCCATCGAGGAGTGCTTCACGGTGCGCAAGCTCAGCTCGGGCGTGGCC from the Candidatus Krumholzibacteriia bacterium genome contains:
- the rplS gene encoding 50S ribosomal protein L19, giving the protein MNILDSIRHDGVKQDVPDFRVGDTVKIQVKVREGNKTRLQMFQGVVIDRKGSAIEECFTVRKLSSGVAVERVFPVHSPNIESIEVARRGKVRRARLNYLRGRSGKGARIAERREDTRTKR